One Defluviimonas sp. SAOS-178_SWC DNA window includes the following coding sequences:
- a CDS encoding GYD domain-containing protein encodes MAQYIITGCYTAAAMKGMIANPSDREKAAAALIASTGGKMESFFLTTGDSDFIMRVSTDDLTKMLSGLMVAGATGAVSNLKTVQCFTSAEFLAAQKAAGAIAGKYSAPN; translated from the coding sequence ATGGCACAGTACATCATTACCGGCTGCTACACCGCGGCCGCCATGAAAGGTATGATCGCCAACCCGAGCGACCGGGAAAAGGCGGCGGCGGCGCTCATCGCCTCGACGGGCGGCAAGATGGAAAGTTTCTTCCTCACCACCGGCGACAGCGACTTCATCATGCGCGTGTCGACCGACGACCTGACGAAGATGCTGTCGGGGCTGATGGTCGCCGGGGCCACGGGGGCGGTCTCGAACCTCAAGACCGTGCAGTGCTTCACCTCGGCCGAGTTCCTCGCGGCGCAGAAGGCCGCGGGCGCCATCGCCGGCAAGTACAGCGCCCCGAACTAG